A genome region from Cucumis sativus cultivar 9930 chromosome 4, Cucumber_9930_V3, whole genome shotgun sequence includes the following:
- the LOC105435175 gene encoding uncharacterized protein LOC105435175, translating to MYRSVSWNRFSDEYYSHSAPSSKPGQSLRLSSSFDHGNNELPTNDPVSEMVKREKARVKFAETAVHVIPFVLLICAIVLWFFSNPDVEMRGATTTGIIRSLTLEGEFESTQTEALPTFDGPFSDASRLHDTIFI from the exons atgtaCCGATCAGTGAGCTGGAACCGATTCTCCGACGAATACTACTCGCATTCGGCCCCGTCCTCGAAGCCAGGGCAGTCACTGCGACTATCGTCGTCGTTTGATCATGGGAATAATGAACTTCCAACGAACGATCCGGTGTCGGAAATGGTGAAGCGAGAGAAAGCGCGAGTGAAGTTTGCTGAAACTGCTGTTCATGTGATTCCGTTCGTTTTGCTAATCTGCGCCATTGTTCTGTGGTTCTTCTCCAATCCAG ATGTGGAGATGAGAGGAGCAACAACAACGGGCATAATAAGGAGCCTGACACTCGAAGGAGAATTTGAGAGTACCCAAACGGAGGCTCTTCCTACTTTCGATGGACCTTTTTCCGACGCTTCAAGACTTCATGATACCATTTTTATATGA
- the LOC101213125 gene encoding flavanone 3-dioxygenase 3, with product MTMGLNGESSGTFPTGKTAQEKGLSYVPNAYVIPAPHRPSMSPEIAIVPIIDMASLRSSDSVQRSLATEELRKACISLGFFQIINHGITETVMEEALSQANEFFNLPLKEKMKYKSDDVCKAVRYGTSLKDGVDKIKFWRVFLKHYAHPLEDWIDSWPTNPRNYREKMGRYTKEVRKVSLEIMEAINESLNLSPTYLSSKMAEGVQVVAVNCYPPCPQPGVALGLPPHTDYSCITTVLQSSQGLEVMDPADGTWKMVPKIDGALQVHVGDHVEVLSNGLYKGVVHRATVNSERTRISITSLHSLGMDEKMKPAEELVNEHNPKKYKDSSFNDFLKFLSSNDLAEGKSFLNTLKLQD from the exons atgaCAATGGGTTTAAATGGTGAGAGTTCAGGCACATTTCCTACAGGAAAGACTGCACAAGAGAAAGGTTTAAGTTATGTCCCTAATGCTTATGTGATTCCTGCTCCACACCGCCCAAGTATGTCGCCTGAGATCGCCATTGTTCCTATCATTGACATGGCTTCTCTAAGATCAAGTGACTCAGTTCAAAGGTCCCTTGCCACTGAAGAGCTCAGAAAAGCTTGCATTAGCCTAGGCTTCTTTCAA aTAATCAATCATGGAATCACTGAAACAGTGATGGAGGAAGCACTTAGCCAAGCTAACGAATTCTTCAACTTACCACtgaaggagaagatgaagtaTAAATCAGATGATGTTTGCAAAGCAGTCAGGTATGGGACAAGCTTGAAAGATGGAgttgataaaataaagttttggaGAGTATTCCTCAAACACTATGCTCATCCATTGGAAGATTGGATAGACTCCTGGCCCACCAATCCACGTAATTATAG GGAAAAGATGGGACGATACACCAAGGAGGTGAGAAAAGTGAGCCTAGAGATAATGGAAGCAATAAATGAAAGCTTGAATTTAAGTCCAACATACCTCAGCAGCAAAATGGCTGAAGGAGTCCAAGTAGTGGCAGTAAATTGCTATCCCCCATGTCCACAGCCAGGGGTCGCACTCGGGTTGCCACCACATACAGACTACAGTTGCATAACCACAGTTCTTCAAAGCAGCCAAGGCCTTGAAGTCATGGACCCAGCTGATGGGACATGGAAGATGGTCCCAAAGATTGATGGTGCTTTGCAGGTCCATGTGGGCGATCATGTGGAAGTTCTTAGCAATGGCCTTTACAAAGGAGTTGTCCACAGAGCAACTGTCAATTCGGAGAGAACAAGAATCTCCATCACAAGTCTGCATAGCTTGGGAATGGACGAGAAAATGAAACCTGCCGAAGAACTTGTGAATGAACACAATCCTAAAAAGTATAAAGACAGCAGCTTCAAtgattttctcaaatttctctCCAGCAATGATCTAGCAGAAGGAAAGAGCTTCCTGAACACACTCAAGCTCCAGGACTAG
- the LOC101203500 gene encoding peptide methionine sulfoxide reductase A1: MLKYLALPFSSSSSSSSSTLPSLLLPISSSLSKPTPNFSKPFVQSNFSIKPISPFPKTHRPISSKPPSMNLLNKLGFGSKPSPEMSAIAQGPDDDIPAPGQQFAQFGAGCFWGVELGFQRVPGVTKTEVGYTQGHVHNPTYEDVCTGQTYHSEVVRVQYDPKECSYESLLDAFWARHDPTTVNRQGNDVGTQYRSGIYFYTPEQEKAARESMERHQKTLNRKIVTEILPAKKFYRAEEYHQQYLEKGGRFGFKQSASKGCNDPIRCYG; this comes from the exons ATGCTCAAATACTTAGCCttacccttttcttcttcttcttcttcttcttcttcaactcttCCTTCTCTGCTGCTTCCCATTTCCTCTTCTCTCTCAAAACCCACTCCTAATTTCTCCAAACCCTTCGTccaatccaatttttcaatcaaacCCATCTCTCCTTTCCCCAAAACCCATCGACCCATTTCTTCAAAACCCCCTTCCATGAATCTCTTGAACAAGCTTGGTTTCGGCTCCAAACCCTCGCCGGAGATGTCCGCCATTGCTCAAGGTCCCGACGATGACATTCCTGCCCCTGGCCAGCAGTTTGCCCAATTTGGGGCTGGTTGTTTTTGGGGCGTCGAATTGGGGTTTCAGAGAGTGCCCGGTGTGACCAAAACAGAGGTCGGGTACACTCAAGGGCATGTTCATAATCCTACGTATGAAGATGTTTGTACGGGGCAGACCTATCACTCTGAGGTTGTTCGGGTTCAGTATGATCCTAAAGAATGCAGTTATGAGTCTCTGCTTGATGCTTTTTGGGCTCGACATGATCCCACTACTGTTAATCGCCAg GGAAATGATGTGGGAACACAATACAGATCTGGCATATACTTCTACACTCCTGAACAAGAGAAAGCTGCTCGAGAATCAATGGAACGCCACCAGAAGACATTGAACAGAAAGATTGTGACCGAGATTCTTCCTGCCAAGAAGTTCTACCGAGCGGAGGAATACCATCAACAATATCTCGAGAAAGGAGGTCGATTTGGCTTCAAGCAATCTGCTTCCAAAGGCTGTAACGACCCAATCCGCTGCTATGGTTAG